One stretch of Lachnospiraceae bacterium oral taxon 096 DNA includes these proteins:
- a CDS encoding Abi family protein has translation MELKCPLTIEQQLEKLKSHNIIIDDMNEARNFLQQVSYYRITGYILQFRESPSNSDIVLGHKLSEIQKLYVFDAELRSLLRHYIEINEVYYKSHISNIFTLEKCTLSPHNQHYSEDNYYDKNGFKKIIERFEKEEQYYADSLIVKHHKQTYENKMPLWVMFEFMSFSSVSMLYNAMYISSKENIARPLGIGHKTLSNHLHCMSILRNKCAHAARLINIHYNPPVKLSQKFLRDNPSVKNDSLFAYIKVLIQRLPSDNLRSELKDKLSQLIEKHIEIVDLSIIGFPVNYKSLL, from the coding sequence ATGGAATTAAAATGTCCACTTACAATAGAGCAACAATTAGAAAAATTAAAATCACATAACATCATCATAGATGATATGAATGAAGCAAGAAATTTTTTACAACAAGTCAGTTATTACCGTATTACAGGCTATATATTACAATTTAGGGAAAGCCCATCAAATAGTGATATAGTATTAGGTCATAAATTATCTGAAATACAAAAATTATATGTGTTTGACGCTGAACTTAGATCGCTACTCCGACACTATATTGAAATAAATGAGGTGTATTATAAATCTCATATATCTAACATATTCACATTAGAAAAGTGCACACTCTCACCACATAACCAGCACTATAGTGAAGATAACTATTATGACAAAAATGGATTTAAAAAAATTATAGAACGATTCGAAAAAGAAGAACAATACTACGCCGACAGTTTAATTGTTAAACATCATAAACAAACTTATGAAAATAAAATGCCGCTATGGGTGATGTTTGAGTTCATGTCTTTTTCTAGTGTATCTATGTTATATAATGCAATGTATATTAGCTCTAAAGAAAATATAGCTCGCCCCCTTGGAATTGGACATAAAACGCTATCAAATCATCTACATTGCATGTCGATACTTCGAAATAAGTGTGCTCATGCTGCTAGACTAATTAACATACATTATAATCCACCTGTTAAGCTATCACAGAAATTCTTAAGGGACAATCCAAGTGTCAAAAATGATTCTCTATTCGCATACATTAAGGTCTTAATACAAAGATTACCATCAGATAATCTGAGAAGCGAACTAAAAGATAAATTATCTCAATTAATTGAAAAACACATAGAGATTGTTGATTTATCCATTATAGGATTTCCAGTTAATTATAAAAGTCTTTTGTGA
- a CDS encoding extracellular solute-binding protein, which translates to MKKGKLMKGMAVVIGIVSAVSLAGCKQQSASSGGKVEVEMVSYKPEAVDTFEKIEKHFNETHDNIHLTINSPNEAMTILKTRFIREDYPDIIAIGGDINYSNFLDADLFMDISDLDVLKNVKKSYLDIDKQLEFIPQEGRYALPYVANAAGILYNKDMFDQHGWKIPNTWDEFIALCDTIKASGAQPLYLGYKDTWTCLAPWNALAVGLTAPDICNQVNMGKTTFAKAYREVAEKERKLLDYAEPNPYAYSYNDACTAFARGEAAMFPIGSYAISQIKSVNPDMNIDSFTFPANQSAKDNVLNSGIDLQMCVMKKAKNKDAVYEVLRFLYDDDTIKMYLDGQSGVACKEGNFSIPKELEGMKSYIEGDKMADFQDHHYPSEMSVDAMIQTYLLDKSDNATDTFLNRFDKDWKHYNRDLIRKVQEYEKKKENAQ; encoded by the coding sequence ATGAAAAAAGGTAAACTGATGAAGGGAATGGCTGTGGTCATAGGCATTGTTTCGGCAGTAAGTCTTGCTGGATGTAAACAACAAAGTGCCTCAAGTGGTGGCAAAGTAGAAGTTGAAATGGTTTCCTACAAGCCAGAAGCAGTGGATACTTTTGAAAAGATTGAAAAGCACTTTAATGAAACTCATGACAATATTCATTTGACCATTAATTCGCCAAATGAAGCCATGACCATATTAAAGACAAGGTTTATTAGAGAAGATTATCCAGACATTATTGCGATTGGTGGAGATATCAATTATTCCAATTTCCTTGATGCTGATTTGTTTATGGATATTTCTGACCTTGATGTATTAAAAAATGTAAAGAAATCTTACTTGGATATTGACAAGCAATTGGAGTTTATTCCTCAAGAGGGAAGATATGCGTTGCCTTATGTGGCCAATGCGGCTGGAATTTTGTATAACAAAGATATGTTTGATCAACATGGTTGGAAAATTCCAAATACTTGGGATGAATTTATTGCCCTGTGCGACACCATCAAGGCGAGTGGAGCTCAGCCATTATATTTGGGATATAAGGATACTTGGACTTGCCTTGCACCTTGGAATGCTCTTGCAGTTGGTTTAACGGCCCCAGATATCTGCAATCAAGTCAATATGGGAAAGACGACCTTTGCCAAGGCCTATAGAGAGGTTGCAGAGAAGGAAAGAAAGTTGCTTGATTACGCAGAGCCAAATCCATATGCCTACTCCTATAATGATGCTTGTACTGCCTTTGCCAGAGGCGAAGCTGCAATGTTTCCAATTGGCAGTTATGCCATCTCGCAGATTAAGTCCGTCAATCCAGATATGAATATTGATTCCTTTACCTTTCCAGCAAATCAGTCTGCAAAGGACAATGTCCTCAATTCAGGTATTGATTTGCAGATGTGTGTGATGAAAAAGGCGAAGAACAAGGATGCAGTGTATGAGGTACTTCGTTTTTTGTATGATGATGATACCATCAAGATGTACCTTGATGGACAGAGCGGAGTCGCTTGTAAAGAAGGAAATTTTTCCATTCCTAAGGAATTAGAGGGAATGAAGTCTTATATTGAAGGCGATAAGATGGCGGATTTCCAGGATCATCACTATCCAAGTGAAATGAGTGTGGATGCCATGATTCAGACCTATCTCTTGGATAAGAGCGACAATGCGACCGATACCTTCTTAAATCGCTTTGATAAGGATTGGAAGCATTACAACAGAGACTTGATTCGCAAGGTACAAGAATACGAAAAGAAAAAGGAGAACGCTCAATGA
- a CDS encoding AraC family transcriptional regulator, whose protein sequence is MKSTLFNIFPNENFIDLNMYQYGYEQCKPGHSFGPIARNHYLFHYVISGTGTLIAENSKHESQNYSIKSGQGFLIFPNQITTYYADSKIPWEYTWIEFDGLKVKEIVDITNFSLDTPVYHANSKNIREKLMEEMLYISQHSKESPFHLIGHLYLFLDYLIQSSKSSNLIQSDKMSNYYIREAIHYIEQNFQNNISIDEISKICGINRSYLSKLFRSSIGRSPQEFLINYRMIKATELLKLTSLSIGDIGSAVGYENQLHFSRAFKTIYGISPREWRAQNKLIHSPH, encoded by the coding sequence ATGAAAAGTACACTTTTTAATATATTTCCAAATGAAAACTTTATTGATTTGAATATGTATCAATATGGTTACGAACAATGTAAACCAGGACACTCATTTGGTCCCATTGCTAGAAATCACTACTTATTCCACTATGTCATTTCAGGAACAGGTACACTAATCGCAGAAAATTCAAAACACGAATCACAGAACTACTCCATTAAAAGCGGACAGGGATTTTTAATCTTTCCCAACCAAATTACTACTTACTATGCCGATTCTAAGATTCCCTGGGAATACACTTGGATTGAATTTGATGGACTAAAAGTAAAAGAAATTGTGGATATCACCAATTTTTCCCTAGATACTCCTGTATATCATGCCAATTCAAAAAATATTCGTGAAAAATTGATGGAAGAAATGCTCTATATTAGTCAGCACTCCAAAGAATCTCCTTTTCATTTAATTGGACATCTATACTTATTTCTAGATTATTTAATTCAATCTTCTAAGTCGTCCAATCTCATTCAAAGTGATAAGATGAGTAACTACTACATCAGGGAAGCCATCCACTATATTGAGCAAAACTTTCAAAATAATATTAGTATTGATGAAATTTCCAAAATATGTGGAATCAATAGAAGTTACTTGAGCAAACTGTTCCGTTCATCCATCGGGCGTTCTCCACAGGAGTTTTTAATCAATTATCGAATGATCAAGGCAACAGAATTATTAAAGCTGACTTCCCTATCCATTGGGGACATTGGATCCGCCGTAGGATATGAAAATCAGCTTCATTTTTCTCGTGCCTTTAAGACAATCTATGGAATTTCGCCGAGGGAATGGAGAGCTCAAAATAAGTTGATACATTCCCCTCACTAA
- a CDS encoding carbohydrate ABC transporter permease, whose translation MKVKQRSNWVLTIVLILGTLTVFFPLYMAFIIAFKQPSEMTNDVAGALSFPAKWSLDNFKQAMEVTDFWHSLGNSLLITIVTIILAILIHSLAGYVIGRGMAHKKSFRAIYLYIVSGMFVPFSILMMPLVKQTAQMGLGNRAGVILLYLVFYMPMNVLLYTGYIKNLPIALEEAAEIDGASTWTTFWKIIFPMMMPMHATVAILTALGTWNDVMTPLVIMSGTGQNTLPLAQLNFQTQFGTNYNLAFASYILALVPILILYVVCQKQILNGVANGAVKG comes from the coding sequence ATGAAGGTAAAACAAAGGAGCAATTGGGTACTTACAATTGTACTTATATTGGGAACATTGACCGTATTTTTCCCATTGTATATGGCATTTATTATTGCCTTTAAACAGCCAAGTGAAATGACCAATGATGTGGCAGGAGCATTATCTTTTCCGGCAAAGTGGAGTTTAGACAACTTTAAGCAGGCAATGGAAGTTACTGATTTTTGGCATTCATTGGGAAACAGCCTTTTGATCACCATTGTAACCATTATACTTGCTATTTTGATCCATTCACTTGCAGGATATGTTATTGGAAGAGGAATGGCACATAAAAAGAGCTTCCGTGCAATTTATTTGTATATTGTCAGTGGTATGTTTGTACCATTTTCCATTTTGATGATGCCTTTAGTAAAGCAGACAGCACAGATGGGACTGGGCAACCGTGCAGGTGTTATCCTATTATATTTGGTATTCTATATGCCAATGAATGTATTGCTCTACACTGGCTATATTAAAAATCTTCCTATTGCTTTGGAAGAGGCCGCAGAGATTGATGGTGCAAGCACTTGGACAACTTTTTGGAAGATTATCTTCCCAATGATGATGCCAATGCACGCAACCGTTGCCATTCTTACGGCACTTGGCACTTGGAATGATGTAATGACACCACTTGTGATTATGTCAGGAACCGGTCAAAACACATTGCCACTTGCACAGTTAAACTTCCAAACACAGTTTGGTACAAACTATAATCTTGCATTTGCATCTTATATTTTGGCATTAGTTCCAATCTTGATTTTATATGTAGTTTGCCAAAAGCAGATTTTAAATGGTGTTGCCAATGGAGCTGTGAAGGGATAA
- the nifJ gene encoding pyruvate:ferredoxin (flavodoxin) oxidoreductase — protein sequence MAKRSMKTMDGNQAASHASYAFTEVAAIYPITPSSVMAEHTDEWATEGRKNIFGQTVQVTEMQSEAGAAGAVHGSLAAGALTTTYTASQGLLLMIPNLYKIAGEQLPGVFNVSARAIASHALSIFGDHSDVYACRQTGCAMLCESSVQEVMDLTPVAHLAALKGKVPFINFFDGFRTSHEIQKIETWDYEDLKEMTDFEAIEAFRKNALNPERPVIRGSAQNPDIFFQAREASNPYYDALPAIVQEYMDKVNAKIGTDYKLFNYYGAKDAETIIVAMGSVNDTIEETIDYLLEQGQKVGVVKVRLYRPFSVDAFVAAIPDTVKRIQVLDRTKEPGALGEPLYLDVVAALKGTKFHDIPVTSGRYGLGSKNTTPNQIVAVFNNTDKQRFTIGIKDDVTNLSLDPGADLVTTPEGTTNCKFWGLGADGTVGANKNSIKIIGDNTDMYAQAYFDYDSKKSGGVTMSHLRFGKKPIKSTYLITRANFVACHNPAYIRKFNMVQEIVDGGTFLLNCPWSVEDLDQHLPGQVKKYIADHKINFYIIDGVKIGIETGMGPTRINTILQSAFFKLTGIIPEAKAIELMKEAAQKTYGRKGEDVVKKNWAAIDAGATGVVKVDVPAEWSNCADEGLDYPKATEGIDKTLAFVNNIQTAVSAQEGNNLPVSAFTTYVDGTTPSGTSAYEKRGIAVNVPVWNNENCIQCGFCAYVCPHAVIRTIALTEDEANNAPEGMPTLAMNGMPGYKFAISVSQLDCTGCGSCANVCPGKKGEKALTMQNFEANVDKQAWFNYTNKLPEKPEVIAKFKETTVKGSQFKKPLLEFSGACAGCGETPYARLITQLFGDRMYIANATGCSSIWGNSSPSTPYTVNAKGYGPAWSNSLFEDAAEFGYGMHLADVAIRTRLRGIVEEFAANGSDEVKAAAQEYLDTYHVGAKNGAATEKLLAAIAEDNSENAVELKNNKEFLAKKSQWIFGGDGWAYDIGFGGLDHVLASGKDVNIMVFDTEVYSNTGGQSSKSTKTGAVAQFAAGGKDTKKKDLASIAMSYGYVYVAQIAMGADYNQTVKALAEAEAYNGPSLIIAYAPCINHGIKKGMSKAMTEEKLAVETGYWNNFRFNPEAENKFSLDSKTPTGDYQEFLKGEVRYASLALKDPERANKLFEQNEENAKERFTYLEKLVTLYSK from the coding sequence ATGGCAAAGAGAAGTATGAAGACCATGGATGGAAACCAGGCCGCTTCCCATGCATCATATGCATTTACAGAAGTCGCAGCGATCTATCCTATTACACCTTCATCTGTTATGGCTGAGCATACAGACGAGTGGGCAACAGAAGGTAGAAAGAATATCTTCGGACAGACAGTACAGGTAACAGAGATGCAGTCAGAGGCTGGTGCTGCTGGTGCTGTACATGGTTCACTTGCAGCTGGTGCGCTTACAACAACTTATACAGCTTCACAGGGACTTTTGCTCATGATCCCAAATTTATATAAGATTGCTGGTGAGCAATTACCAGGTGTTTTCAATGTATCTGCTCGTGCAATTGCATCTCATGCACTTTCAATCTTCGGAGACCACTCCGATGTATATGCTTGTCGCCAGACAGGTTGTGCAATGCTTTGCGAGTCATCTGTACAGGAGGTTATGGATCTTACACCTGTTGCACATCTTGCAGCATTGAAGGGAAAGGTTCCATTTATCAACTTCTTTGATGGATTTAGAACATCCCATGAGATTCAAAAGATTGAGACTTGGGATTATGAGGATCTCAAGGAGATGACAGATTTTGAGGCAATTGAAGCTTTCAGAAAGAATGCATTAAATCCAGAGAGACCAGTTATCCGTGGTTCAGCACAAAACCCAGATATCTTTTTCCAGGCTAGAGAGGCTAGCAACCCTTATTATGATGCACTTCCAGCAATCGTACAGGAGTATATGGACAAGGTAAATGCAAAGATTGGCACAGATTACAAGCTCTTTAACTACTACGGAGCAAAGGACGCTGAGACAATCATCGTTGCTATGGGATCTGTAAATGATACCATTGAAGAGACAATTGATTACTTACTTGAGCAGGGACAAAAGGTTGGTGTTGTTAAGGTTCGCCTTTACAGACCATTCTCTGTAGATGCTTTTGTTGCAGCTATTCCAGACACCGTAAAGAGAATTCAGGTTCTTGACAGAACAAAGGAGCCAGGTGCTCTTGGCGAGCCACTTTACCTCGATGTTGTTGCTGCATTGAAGGGCACAAAGTTCCATGACATTCCTGTAACTTCAGGTCGCTATGGTCTTGGATCAAAGAACACAACACCAAATCAGATCGTTGCTGTATTCAACAACACAGATAAGCAAAGATTTACTATTGGTATCAAGGATGATGTCACCAATCTTTCACTTGATCCAGGTGCTGATCTTGTCACAACTCCAGAGGGAACAACCAACTGTAAGTTCTGGGGTCTTGGTGCCGATGGTACTGTAGGTGCAAACAAGAACTCTATCAAGATCATTGGTGATAACACAGATATGTATGCACAGGCTTATTTTGACTATGATTCAAAGAAGTCCGGTGGTGTTACTATGTCTCACCTTCGCTTTGGTAAGAAGCCAATCAAGTCAACTTACTTGATTACAAGAGCAAACTTTGTTGCTTGCCATAACCCAGCTTACATCCGTAAGTTTAATATGGTTCAGGAAATTGTTGATGGTGGTACATTCCTTTTGAACTGCCCATGGTCTGTAGAGGATCTTGATCAGCATCTTCCAGGACAGGTAAAGAAGTATATCGCAGATCACAAGATTAACTTCTACATTATCGATGGTGTGAAGATTGGTATTGAGACAGGTATGGGACCAACTCGTATCAACACAATTTTGCAGTCTGCATTCTTCAAGCTCACAGGAATTATTCCAGAGGCTAAGGCAATTGAGTTGATGAAGGAAGCAGCACAAAAGACATACGGCCGCAAGGGTGAGGATGTTGTAAAGAAGAACTGGGCTGCTATTGATGCTGGTGCAACAGGAGTGGTTAAGGTGGATGTTCCAGCTGAGTGGAGCAATTGTGCAGATGAAGGTCTTGACTATCCAAAGGCTACAGAGGGTATTGACAAGACACTTGCATTTGTAAACAATATTCAGACAGCTGTAAGTGCTCAGGAGGGTAATAACTTACCAGTTTCTGCATTTACAACTTATGTTGACGGTACAACACCAAGTGGTACATCTGCTTACGAGAAGAGAGGTATTGCTGTCAATGTTCCTGTATGGAATAATGAGAATTGTATCCAGTGTGGTTTCTGTGCCTATGTATGTCCACATGCTGTTATCAGAACAATTGCTCTTACAGAGGATGAGGCAAACAATGCTCCAGAGGGTATGCCAACACTTGCAATGAACGGAATGCCAGGTTACAAGTTTGCCATCAGCGTGTCACAGTTAGACTGTACAGGTTGTGGTTCTTGTGCAAATGTATGTCCTGGAAAGAAGGGCGAGAAGGCTCTTACAATGCAGAACTTTGAGGCAAATGTTGACAAGCAGGCTTGGTTTAACTACACAAATAAGCTTCCAGAGAAGCCAGAGGTAATTGCTAAGTTTAAGGAGACAACAGTTAAGGGTTCACAGTTTAAGAAGCCATTACTTGAGTTCTCAGGTGCTTGTGCAGGTTGTGGAGAGACTCCATATGCTAGATTGATCACACAGCTCTTTGGCGATAGAATGTACATTGCCAATGCAACAGGATGTTCTTCTATTTGGGGTAACTCATCACCTTCAACACCTTATACAGTGAATGCAAAGGGTTATGGTCCAGCTTGGTCTAACTCACTCTTTGAGGATGCAGCTGAGTTTGGTTATGGTATGCACCTTGCAGATGTTGCCATCAGAACAAGACTTAGAGGCATTGTTGAGGAATTTGCAGCAAATGGTTCAGATGAGGTTAAGGCAGCAGCACAGGAATACTTAGATACATATCATGTAGGTGCTAAAAATGGTGCAGCTACAGAGAAGCTTCTTGCTGCAATTGCAGAAGACAATAGCGAGAATGCTGTTGAGTTAAAGAACAACAAGGAATTCCTTGCAAAGAAGAGCCAGTGGATCTTCGGTGGTGATGGATGGGCTTATGATATCGGATTTGGTGGTCTTGACCATGTTCTTGCAAGTGGCAAGGATGTCAACATCATGGTATTCGATACAGAGGTTTATTCTAATACTGGTGGACAGTCTTCTAAGTCAACAAAGACAGGTGCAGTTGCACAGTTTGCTGCTGGCGGTAAGGACACAAAGAAGAAGGATCTTGCAAGCATTGCAATGAGCTATGGCTATGTATATGTAGCACAGATCGCAATGGGTGCAGATTACAATCAGACAGTAAAGGCTCTTGCTGAGGCTGAGGCTTACAATGGCCCATCATTGATCATTGCATATGCTCCATGTATCAACCATGGTATCAAGAAGGGTATGTCAAAGGCAATGACAGAGGAGAAGCTTGCTGTTGAGACAGGTTACTGGAATAACTTCAGATTCAACCCAGAGGCTGAGAACAAGTTCTCATTGGATTCTAAGACTCCTACAGGAGATTATCAGGAATTCCTTAAGGGCGAGGTTCGTTACGCATCTTTGGCTTTGAAGGATCCAGAGAGAGCAAATAAGCTCTTTGAGCAGAATGAGGAGAATGCTAAGGAAAGATTTACTTACTTAGAGAAGCTCGTAACACTTTATTCCAAATAA
- a CDS encoding sugar ABC transporter permease, whose product MKRKMTKRDKTFWAIIIPVMVLFFLFNTLPMIKGFIYSFTNYKGYGDYNYVGLRNYADLFTDGRVGKSYLFTFKYAIVGTILVNVLSLIMALGLNAKIRFKSALRGIYFVPNILGGLVIGYIFSFIFTYILPAVGNIFHIGFLQNSILASAKYAWIGVLIVGVWQAVAMNTIIYISGLQTVPQDVYEASMLDGASKWVEFWKVTFPLVMPFVTINMVLSTKNLLMVFDQIMSLTKGGPAQSTESISFLIYRNGMDGGQFGFQSANAVIFFLVIVALSIFQMTFMNKKEEQL is encoded by the coding sequence ATGAAAAGAAAAATGACAAAGCGTGATAAAACTTTTTGGGCAATTATCATACCTGTAATGGTTTTGTTTTTCCTATTTAACACATTGCCTATGATTAAAGGATTCATCTATAGTTTTACAAATTATAAGGGATATGGCGATTATAATTATGTAGGACTTCGAAATTATGCAGATCTCTTTACAGATGGCAGAGTGGGAAAAAGTTATTTGTTCACATTTAAATATGCGATTGTAGGAACCATCTTAGTTAATGTGCTCAGCCTGATTATGGCACTTGGATTAAATGCAAAAATTCGCTTTAAGAGTGCACTGAGGGGAATTTATTTTGTGCCAAATATTTTAGGTGGCTTAGTTATTGGTTATATCTTTAGCTTTATTTTTACCTATATTCTTCCAGCAGTTGGAAATATATTCCATATTGGATTTTTACAGAATAGTATTTTAGCCAGTGCAAAGTACGCTTGGATTGGAGTATTGATTGTTGGTGTATGGCAGGCTGTTGCGATGAACACGATTATCTATATTTCAGGTCTGCAGACAGTTCCACAGGATGTATACGAGGCAAGTATGCTGGATGGAGCAAGTAAGTGGGTAGAATTTTGGAAGGTGACCTTCCCTTTGGTTATGCCATTTGTAACCATCAATATGGTACTCAGTACAAAGAATCTTTTGATGGTATTTGATCAGATTATGTCTTTGACCAAGGGCGGTCCTGCACAGAGTACAGAGTCGATTTCGTTTTTGATCTATCGAAATGGAATGGACGGAGGCCAATTTGGCTTCCAAAGTGCAAATGCTGTAATTTTCTTCTTAGTCATTGTGGCACTTTCTATATTCCAAATGACATTTATGAATAAGAAGGAGGAACAATTATGA
- a CDS encoding helix-turn-helix transcriptional regulator, with product MFNYSPLWKTMKEKEFSTYRLLKEGLDRKILFNLQHNKNVTILTLEKLCTILDCKIEDVAEIIVDK from the coding sequence ATGTTCAATTATTCACCACTTTGGAAGACGATGAAAGAAAAAGAATTCTCGACATACAGATTACTAAAGGAAGGTCTCGACAGAAAAATTCTATTTAATTTACAACATAATAAAAATGTAACTATCCTTACACTCGAAAAGCTATGTACTATTCTTGATTGTAAAATCGAAGATGTAGCAGAAATTATAGTTGACAAATAA
- a CDS encoding L,D-transpeptidase family protein, which yields MRHTKKAVAIMTAVMTMAMTFTTPMFSFADESFGAVTATTVDAGNGAPKTVTNVNSPANLDLGAVVKSAGLDALGEGNTPPDPILGVTPMLHYELRDAAQNKITGTESNLNTYLYSPHGFSSIYFEHQGIARFYYRAYTKKHGWFPWQNSKEGTPNGDNSDKIQALQIRVKGYTGTMDDVYYKVVLNDGTSLDWAKNGQTTGTIGTDKYIVAIKIALWHNTETFPQATSVLMEANNYEGTYIGADGKVAYSTASGAPYTGWAFYNNDQYYFHEGQRVTGWQYIDGLKFYFNEDGTVARDLEPIMGLTGDYQIKYNKSTRTMTIYAKDGKNGYIIPFKTFMGTSSTDTPVGSFKTYAKYRWKIMHDNIYCQYLNRFKDGFIIHSLIYYDAPNSNKLDPNTYNYMDDASSAGCIRLKAGDAAWVYSNTPLSTPVIIFEDQWNKGPIEKPAIDKPIPLSQHYDPTDPVMIAQQQATAANAK from the coding sequence ATGCGTCACACAAAAAAAGCCGTTGCGATTATGACTGCGGTCATGACCATGGCTATGACATTTACAACACCAATGTTTTCTTTTGCTGATGAATCATTTGGTGCGGTAACTGCAACTACGGTTGATGCGGGCAATGGTGCCCCAAAAACGGTAACTAATGTCAATTCACCTGCAAACCTCGATTTAGGTGCAGTTGTAAAATCTGCTGGACTTGATGCCCTTGGAGAGGGAAACACACCTCCAGATCCAATTCTTGGTGTAACACCAATGTTACACTATGAGTTAAGAGATGCTGCCCAGAACAAGATTACAGGTACAGAGTCTAACTTAAATACCTATCTCTATAGCCCACATGGTTTTTCTTCCATCTACTTTGAGCATCAGGGTATTGCTAGATTCTACTACAGAGCATACACCAAAAAGCATGGCTGGTTCCCATGGCAAAATTCTAAGGAAGGCACACCAAATGGCGACAACAGCGACAAAATACAGGCCCTCCAAATTCGTGTCAAAGGTTACACCGGAACTATGGATGATGTCTATTACAAGGTTGTCTTAAATGATGGTACTTCTCTTGATTGGGCAAAGAATGGACAGACTACAGGTACAATTGGCACTGACAAGTATATCGTTGCCATTAAGATTGCTCTTTGGCACAACACAGAAACCTTCCCTCAGGCAACTAGCGTCCTGATGGAGGCCAACAACTACGAAGGAACTTACATTGGTGCTGATGGAAAAGTTGCATATTCAACAGCCAGTGGTGCACCTTACACAGGTTGGGCATTCTACAACAATGATCAGTACTACTTCCACGAGGGTCAGCGTGTCACTGGTTGGCAGTATATCGACGGCTTAAAGTTCTACTTCAATGAGGATGGCACAGTAGCTAGAGATTTGGAGCCAATTATGGGATTAACTGGTGATTATCAGATCAAGTACAACAAGAGTACTCGCACAATGACCATCTACGCCAAGGATGGCAAGAATGGATATATTATCCCATTTAAGACCTTTATGGGTACTTCAAGTACAGATACTCCTGTTGGTTCATTTAAGACTTATGCAAAGTATAGATGGAAAATTATGCACGACAACATCTATTGCCAGTACTTAAATCGATTTAAGGATGGATTTATTATCCACTCTCTCATCTATTACGATGCACCAAACTCAAATAAGCTTGATCCAAATACATACAACTACATGGATGACGCATCATCTGCTGGTTGTATCCGCTTAAAGGCTGGCGATGCCGCTTGGGTTTACTCAAATACTCCACTTAGCACTCCAGTGATTATCTTTGAAGATCAATGGAACAAGGGACCAATTGAGAAACCTGCAATTGACAAGCCTATCCCACTGTCACAGCACTACGATCCAACTGATCCAGTGATGATTGCACAGCAGCAGGCTACAGCAGCCAATGCAAAGTAG
- the upp gene encoding uracil phosphoribosyltransferase, with protein sequence MQKTFINTHPLVQHKISRLRDKTTGTNEFRALVGEIAMLMGYEALNDLPTEDRPVETPIETCMSPHITGRKLAIVPILRAGLGMVDGILSLVPTAKVGHIGLYRDEVTHIPHEYYCKLPRPIDERIIVVTDPMLATGGSAIDAISQIKAHGGKKIKFMCIIAAPEGLKALEKAHPDIQIYIGHLDRQLNADAYICPGLGDAGDRIFGTK encoded by the coding sequence ATGCAAAAGACATTCATCAATACTCATCCCTTAGTTCAGCACAAAATCTCCCGCCTAAGAGACAAAACGACAGGAACGAATGAGTTCCGTGCCCTTGTGGGCGAAATTGCTATGCTAATGGGGTATGAGGCACTCAATGACCTTCCAACCGAAGATCGCCCAGTGGAAACTCCTATTGAAACTTGTATGAGTCCACATATTACGGGGCGAAAGCTTGCTATTGTTCCCATTCTTCGTGCTGGTCTTGGTATGGTCGATGGCATTCTCTCCCTCGTCCCAACAGCAAAAGTAGGACATATTGGACTCTATCGAGATGAAGTAACTCACATCCCGCACGAATACTACTGCAAGCTACCTCGTCCCATTGATGAACGCATCATTGTTGTCACTGACCCGATGCTAGCTACAGGTGGATCCGCAATCGATGCCATCAGCCAAATCAAGGCCCACGGTGGAAAAAAGATTAAATTTATGTGTATCATCGCTGCCCCTGAAGGACTAAAAGCCCTAGAAAAGGCACATCCTGATATCCAAATCTATATTGGTCATCTTGACAGACAACTCAATGCCGATGCCTATATCTGCCCAGGACTTGGAGATGCTGGAGATCGCATTTTTGGCACAAAGTAA